In a genomic window of Candidatus Thermoplasmatota archaeon:
- a CDS encoding GAF domain-containing protein yields MASMIDKDELLTELSDGIVVCTKEGDIVYSNPAFARILGQSPDDIKTKNLAKDLVERNIEWKAMVSLLEQGGLVEDYEIKFKKTDGGTVCASISSSLLRDATGTLIGIAIVLRDITTRKSLEHELRDKAFRIDVMNKIARVSAADPDVRGHALANISFELKKLMNFDMITVGITEQNGRHVDVILPDPEKPNTTNSLGTVPFEGSIVEKLKFGRTAIVVGKDAGRKPYTELGIMDASRYMSMLCVSLTSRGQTIGSLNIYYSKQNEYNLETADILQTVADQIAGLVDNMALMSHLEKKVKLQETLVRSGVELQKAINTQQIYAAIASNLREVIAYTDLSMYLVDWSKRMIYPVYAVGNYADEVMASPGTVDEGVVGVVARTGNAEFMDDVDSDPRSVGIPGEPLEHNSMLAVPLVNPDGVMGVLELYRPKGHVFTNSDLEAGKLFAQQASVALSNANLVSKLQEANKEIELLNDLMFHDINNFNFATLNYIQAIAGLKEIPPEHRVYLEKSLRLIRQTAELIENVKKLTKIGIMNSEDFVPIDLSLVLRKIVSGLENSFPGKAISVKMNVPESSFVLANKLVEELFVNLLSNSVKYDPQEEVEIDLDCGKVVEDNRAFWKVCICDHGNGITDDKKPILFQKYVRLKPDPNTPGTGLGLSICRALTDKFGGRIWVEDRVHGKSELGSKFCVVLPAAKDVRP; encoded by the coding sequence ATGGCTTCGATGATTGACAAAGATGAGTTGCTTACAGAGCTATCAGATGGGATTGTGGTCTGCACAAAAGAGGGCGACATAGTCTATTCCAACCCCGCTTTTGCACGGATCTTGGGACAGAGCCCCGACGATATCAAGACGAAGAACCTTGCGAAGGACCTTGTGGAGAGGAACATCGAGTGGAAAGCCATGGTCTCACTGCTCGAGCAGGGCGGTCTTGTCGAGGACTACGAAATCAAGTTCAAGAAGACGGATGGCGGCACAGTCTGCGCGTCGATATCATCCTCATTGCTGAGAGATGCGACCGGCACGCTGATCGGTATTGCCATCGTGCTGCGGGATATCACAACTCGGAAGAGCCTTGAACATGAGCTCAGGGACAAGGCGTTCAGGATCGATGTGATGAACAAGATCGCCAGGGTCTCGGCGGCGGACCCGGATGTCAGAGGACACGCACTGGCGAACATCAGCTTCGAGCTCAAGAAACTGATGAACTTCGACATGATCACAGTGGGGATCACGGAGCAGAACGGCAGGCATGTCGATGTCATATTGCCTGATCCAGAGAAGCCCAATACCACTAATTCTCTCGGCACGGTCCCCTTCGAAGGCAGTATTGTTGAAAAACTCAAGTTCGGCAGGACCGCAATCGTAGTTGGCAAGGACGCAGGGAGAAAGCCGTACACCGAACTGGGGATCATGGATGCCAGCAGATACATGTCAATGCTCTGCGTGTCGTTGACCAGCAGAGGGCAGACCATCGGTTCTCTCAACATCTATTACTCCAAGCAGAATGAATACAACTTGGAGACCGCGGACATACTGCAGACGGTCGCGGACCAGATCGCAGGACTCGTGGACAACATGGCCCTGATGTCCCACCTCGAGAAGAAGGTCAAGCTCCAGGAAACCCTAGTGAGATCTGGGGTGGAGCTTCAGAAGGCCATCAACACCCAGCAGATATACGCGGCCATCGCATCCAATCTGAGAGAGGTCATAGCCTACACGGATCTCTCCATGTACTTGGTCGATTGGTCCAAGAGGATGATCTACCCGGTCTATGCAGTGGGCAACTACGCGGACGAAGTGATGGCTTCTCCAGGGACCGTGGACGAAGGAGTAGTGGGAGTGGTTGCGAGGACAGGGAACGCGGAGTTCATGGACGATGTTGATTCTGATCCACGGTCAGTGGGTATCCCCGGCGAACCGCTGGAACACAACTCAATGCTGGCCGTCCCATTGGTCAATCCTGACGGCGTGATGGGAGTCTTGGAGCTGTACAGACCGAAGGGACATGTGTTCACCAACAGTGATCTGGAAGCTGGAAAACTGTTCGCGCAACAGGCGTCTGTGGCGCTCTCGAACGCCAACCTGGTCTCCAAGCTTCAGGAGGCAAACAAGGAGATCGAGCTGCTGAACGACCTCATGTTCCACGACATCAATAACTTCAACTTCGCAACTCTGAACTACATCCAGGCGATCGCAGGGTTGAAGGAGATCCCGCCGGAGCACAGGGTGTACCTTGAGAAATCGCTCCGTCTCATAAGACAGACGGCTGAGCTCATCGAGAATGTCAAGAAACTGACGAAGATCGGCATCATGAACTCAGAGGACTTCGTACCGATTGACCTTTCTCTCGTACTTAGGAAGATCGTATCAGGACTTGAGAACTCGTTCCCTGGGAAGGCCATAAGCGTCAAGATGAATGTCCCGGAATCATCCTTCGTTCTGGCGAACAAGCTGGTCGAGGAGCTGTTTGTGAACCTGCTTTCGAACTCTGTCAAGTACGACCCTCAAGAGGAGGTAGAGATAGACCTCGACTGCGGCAAGGTAGTGGAGGACAACAGGGCATTCTGGAAGGTCTGCATATGCGACCACGGCAATGGCATAACAGACGACAAGAAGCCGATTCTGTTCCAGAAGTATGTGCGATTGAAGCCTGACCCAAACACCCCGGGTACAGGGCTAGGCCTATCGATATGCAGGGCCCTGACGGACAAGTTCGGCGGAAGGATATGGGTAGAGGACCGCGTGCACGGCAAGAGCGAGTTGGGGTCGAAGTTCTGCGTGGTCCTTCCAGCGGCAAAAGACGTTCGACCATAG